In the genome of Armatimonadota bacterium, one region contains:
- a CDS encoding SDR family oxidoreductase, giving the protein MQERNLEGITALVTGGAKRIGRAIALKLADHGANVIVHYNVSEQEAGHTCQEILRRGSQAWPLQADLSQPDVCRDLATRAAGIAQPVQILVNNASVFTPGRLADLSPEEFDRNMHVHALAPLVLTRWLAENLPDDAEGRVVNLLDAYIGTYQFQHAAYNLSKRVLLDLTRMMAVEFAPRLTVNAVAPGVTLPGQDGTGTGERALVEGSPLRAGAKPGDISDAVLYLINARLVTGQVLYVDGGGHLVGGTWADQA; this is encoded by the coding sequence GTGCAGGAGAGGAACCTGGAGGGCATCACCGCGCTCGTAACGGGTGGGGCAAAACGCATAGGCCGCGCCATCGCCCTCAAGCTGGCCGATCATGGCGCCAACGTGATCGTGCATTACAATGTTTCGGAGCAGGAAGCCGGCCACACCTGCCAGGAGATCTTGCGACGCGGTTCGCAAGCTTGGCCCCTGCAGGCGGATCTGTCGCAACCTGACGTCTGCCGGGACCTGGCGACAAGGGCAGCCGGCATCGCACAGCCCGTTCAGATTCTGGTCAACAACGCATCGGTCTTCACCCCCGGACGGCTCGCCGATTTGTCGCCCGAGGAGTTTGACCGCAACATGCATGTTCACGCACTGGCGCCCCTGGTCCTTACACGGTGGCTTGCCGAGAACCTGCCCGACGATGCCGAGGGTAGAGTGGTGAATCTCCTCGACGCCTACATCGGGACCTATCAATTCCAGCACGCAGCGTACAACTTGAGCAAGCGGGTGCTCCTGGACCTGACTCGGATGATGGCGGTGGAGTTCGCCCCTCGATTGACGGTGAACGCGGTGGCTCCTGGGGTCACGCTACCAGGACAGGATGGCACCGGCACGGGGGAGAGAGCTCTGGTCGAGGGCAGTCCGCTCCGCGCAGGCGCGAAACCCGGGGATATTTCGGATGCCGTGCTGTATCTCATCAATGCCCGGTTGGTGACCGGCCAGGTCCTTTATGTCGACGGAGGCGGTCATCTCGTCGGCGGGACCTGGGCGGACCAGGCATGA